Proteins co-encoded in one Aquincola tertiaricarbonis genomic window:
- a CDS encoding M20 aminoacylase family protein, translating into MQLIESILADAASIASLRRDIHAHPELCFEEVRTSDLIAKALTDWGIEVHRGLGKTGVVGIVRNGTSQRAVGIRADIDALPMTEHNHFPHASKYAGKMHACGHDGHTAMLLAAAKHLSKHRNFDGTVYLVFQPAEEGGGGAREMIKDGLFDLFPMEAMFGAHNWPGLKVGQFALSSGPIYASSNEFKITVKGKGAHGAMPHLGIDPVPAACQMVQAFQTIISRNKRPIDTGVISVTMIHTGEATNVIPERCVMEGTVRTFTTEVLDLLQRRMQEVAEHTAAAFECTVDFEFVRNYPPTINHDAETEFAKGVLAEVVGADNVVPFEPTMGAEDFSFFLQKIPGCYLMIGNGEGAHREGGHGLGPCMLHNPSYDFNDDLIPLGATAWVRMAERWLAPR; encoded by the coding sequence ATGCAATTGATCGAATCGATCCTGGCAGACGCTGCCAGCATTGCCAGCCTGCGACGAGACATTCACGCCCACCCGGAGCTGTGCTTCGAGGAAGTGCGCACCTCCGACCTGATCGCCAAGGCGCTCACCGACTGGGGCATCGAAGTGCACCGCGGCCTGGGCAAGACCGGCGTGGTGGGCATCGTGCGCAACGGCACGTCCCAGCGCGCCGTCGGCATCCGCGCCGACATCGACGCGCTGCCGATGACCGAACACAACCACTTCCCGCATGCCAGCAAGTACGCGGGGAAGATGCATGCCTGCGGCCACGACGGCCATACCGCGATGCTGCTGGCCGCCGCCAAGCACCTGAGCAAGCACCGGAACTTCGACGGCACGGTGTACCTGGTGTTCCAGCCCGCCGAAGAAGGCGGCGGCGGCGCCCGCGAGATGATCAAGGACGGCCTCTTCGACCTGTTCCCGATGGAGGCGATGTTCGGCGCCCACAACTGGCCGGGCCTGAAGGTGGGGCAGTTCGCGCTCAGCAGCGGGCCGATCTACGCCTCCAGCAACGAGTTCAAGATCACCGTGAAAGGCAAGGGCGCCCACGGCGCGATGCCGCACCTGGGCATCGACCCGGTGCCGGCCGCCTGCCAGATGGTGCAGGCCTTCCAGACCATCATCAGCCGCAACAAGCGGCCGATCGACACCGGCGTCATCTCGGTGACCATGATCCACACCGGCGAGGCCACCAACGTGATCCCCGAGCGCTGCGTGATGGAAGGCACCGTGCGCACCTTCACCACCGAGGTGCTGGACCTGCTGCAACGCCGCATGCAGGAAGTGGCCGAGCACACCGCCGCCGCATTCGAATGCACGGTCGATTTCGAGTTCGTGCGCAACTACCCGCCCACCATCAACCACGACGCCGAGACCGAGTTCGCCAAGGGCGTGCTGGCCGAGGTGGTGGGGGCCGACAACGTGGTGCCCTTCGAGCCGACCATGGGCGCCGAGGACTTCAGCTTCTTCCTGCAGAAGATCCCCGGCTGCTACCTGATGATCGGCAACGGCGAAGGCGCGCACCGCGAAGGCGGCCACGGCCTGGGGCCCTGCATGCTGCACAACCCCAGCTACGACTTCAACGACGACCTGATCCCGCTGGGCGCCACCGCCTGGGTGCGCATGGCCGAGCGCTGGCTGGCGCCGCGTTGA
- a CDS encoding molybdopterin-containing oxidoreductase family protein — MSSTAIAERVVRGACPHDCPDTCAMRVTVADDRVIRIQGDPDHPPTHGALCTKVSRYAERVEHPERVLHPMKRVGPKGSGQFERVSWDEALSDIAQRLQAIAARDPQAILPYSYAGTMGLLQGESMAARFFHKLGASLLDRTICASAGAAGLQATYGGKLGMHLEHFAGSRLIVIWGSNSIASNLHFWTFAQQAKRAGAKLWCIDPRRSETADKCHRHLALKPGTDGALALSLMHELITHGWLDAAYIDQHVEGWPELRERALQWPPERAAQVCGVAAEDIRELARDYGSTQPAAIRLNYGMQRVRGGGNAVRLVALLPCLTGAWRHPSGGMLLSASSWFVRAIDHAALQRPDLLAGRRPRTLNMSTIGDELLREAGPGFGPKVEAVVVYNSNPVAVAPESRKVVQGFAREDLFTVVLEHFMTDTADHADYVLPATTQLEHLDLHTSYGHTYVLLNQPSLTPRGEARSNTDIFRALAARMGFDEPCFADSDEAMARQALKPGIRFEALQQHGWQKLPLPEAPFAEGGFHTPSGKADARGADFVPNYESADSAPALAQTYPLAMISPPARHFLNSTFVNVKSLRSIEGEPLLEIHPDDARLRGITGGQLVRVFNGRGSYRCKAEVSTRARPGVVVGLGIWWRKFGVDGTNVNELTGQQLTDLGRAPTFYDCLVQVEAAEAAATASAPATA; from the coding sequence ATGAGCTCGACCGCCATCGCTGAACGGGTCGTGCGCGGCGCCTGCCCGCACGACTGCCCCGACACCTGCGCCATGCGCGTCACCGTGGCCGACGACCGCGTGATCCGCATCCAGGGCGACCCCGACCACCCGCCCACCCACGGCGCGCTGTGCACCAAGGTGTCCCGTTACGCGGAGCGGGTGGAGCACCCCGAACGGGTGCTGCACCCGATGAAGCGCGTCGGCCCCAAGGGCAGCGGGCAGTTCGAGCGCGTGAGCTGGGACGAGGCGCTGAGCGACATCGCCCAGCGGCTGCAGGCCATCGCGGCTCGCGATCCGCAGGCCATCCTGCCCTACAGCTACGCCGGCACCATGGGCCTGCTGCAGGGTGAATCGATGGCGGCGCGCTTCTTCCACAAGCTGGGCGCCTCGCTGCTGGACCGCACCATCTGCGCCAGCGCCGGCGCAGCCGGCCTGCAGGCCACCTATGGCGGCAAGCTGGGCATGCACCTGGAGCACTTCGCGGGCAGCCGGCTCATCGTCATCTGGGGCAGCAACTCGATCGCGTCGAACCTGCATTTCTGGACCTTCGCTCAGCAGGCCAAGCGGGCGGGCGCCAAGCTCTGGTGCATCGACCCCCGCCGCAGCGAAACCGCCGACAAGTGCCACCGCCACCTGGCGCTGAAGCCGGGCACCGACGGGGCGCTGGCGCTGTCGTTGATGCACGAGCTGATCACCCACGGCTGGCTGGACGCCGCCTACATCGATCAGCATGTCGAGGGCTGGCCCGAGCTGCGCGAGCGCGCCCTGCAATGGCCGCCCGAGCGCGCCGCCCAGGTGTGCGGCGTGGCCGCCGAAGACATCCGCGAGCTGGCCCGCGACTACGGCAGCACGCAGCCCGCGGCCATCCGCCTGAACTACGGCATGCAGCGGGTGCGCGGCGGCGGCAACGCGGTGCGGCTGGTGGCCTTGCTGCCCTGCCTGACCGGCGCCTGGCGCCATCCGTCGGGCGGCATGCTGCTCAGTGCTTCGAGCTGGTTCGTGCGGGCCATCGACCATGCGGCGCTGCAGCGGCCCGACCTGCTGGCCGGCCGCCGGCCCCGCACGCTGAACATGAGCACCATCGGCGACGAGTTGCTGCGCGAGGCCGGCCCCGGCTTCGGCCCCAAGGTGGAGGCGGTGGTGGTCTACAACAGCAACCCGGTGGCGGTGGCGCCGGAGTCGCGCAAGGTGGTGCAGGGCTTTGCGCGCGAAGACCTGTTCACCGTGGTGCTGGAACACTTCATGACCGACACCGCGGACCATGCCGACTACGTGCTGCCCGCCACCACGCAGCTGGAGCACCTGGACCTGCACACCAGCTACGGCCACACCTACGTGCTGCTGAACCAGCCTTCGCTGACGCCGCGCGGCGAGGCCCGCTCCAACACCGACATCTTCCGCGCGCTGGCCGCCCGCATGGGCTTCGACGAGCCCTGCTTCGCCGACAGCGACGAGGCGATGGCCCGTCAGGCCCTGAAGCCGGGCATCCGCTTCGAGGCGCTGCAGCAGCACGGCTGGCAGAAGCTGCCGCTGCCCGAGGCGCCTTTTGCCGAAGGCGGCTTCCACACGCCCAGCGGCAAGGCCGACGCCCGCGGCGCCGACTTCGTGCCCAACTACGAGAGTGCCGACAGCGCGCCCGCGCTGGCGCAGACCTACCCGCTGGCGATGATCTCGCCGCCCGCGCGCCACTTCCTCAACTCCACCTTCGTCAACGTCAAGAGCCTGCGCAGCATCGAAGGCGAGCCGCTGCTCGAGATCCACCCCGACGACGCCAGGCTCCGCGGCATCACCGGCGGGCAGCTGGTGCGGGTGTTCAACGGCCGCGGCAGCTACCGCTGCAAGGCCGAGGTGAGCACCCGGGCGCGGCCCGGCGTGGTGGTGGGCCTGGGCATCTGGTGGCGCAAGTTCGGCGTGGACGGCACCAACGTCAATGAGCTGACGGGCCAGCAGCTCACCGACCTGGGCCGCGCGCCCACCTTCTACGACTGCCTGGTGCAGGTGGAGGCCGCCGAAGCCGCGGCCACGGCCAGCGCCCCCGCAACGGCGTGA
- a CDS encoding aminopeptidase: MWSGAAALALVLVAAGLGGCSTAGYYAQAAHGHLDLLARARPVPEVLDDPATPPALRQQLALSQQIRDYAVTELHLPDNRSYRRYADLGRSAAVWNVVATPELSLQLKTWCFPVVGCIGYRGYYDRAAADALAAQLKAEGWEVAVYGVPAYSTLGWSDWLGGDPLLNTFIGWSEAELARMVFHELAHQVAYANGDTAFNESFATAVERIGGDRWLAQHGAPGSREAYDQMTQRRADFRALTLAARTDLAALYASSASDEDKRRGKAERLARLRADYETMKRERWGGYAGYDAWFARAGNPSLAVQGAYNDLVPQFVRLFERLGGDFPRFYAEVRRLAALPMAERRAALQSSP, encoded by the coding sequence ATGTGGAGCGGCGCCGCGGCGCTGGCCCTGGTGTTGGTGGCCGCCGGCCTGGGCGGCTGCAGCACCGCGGGCTACTACGCACAGGCGGCGCACGGCCACCTCGACCTGCTGGCCCGCGCGCGGCCGGTGCCCGAGGTGCTGGACGACCCCGCCACGCCGCCGGCACTGCGCCAGCAGCTGGCGTTGTCGCAGCAGATCCGCGACTACGCGGTGACCGAGCTGCACCTGCCCGACAACCGCAGCTACCGCCGCTATGCCGACCTGGGCCGCAGTGCCGCGGTGTGGAACGTGGTGGCCACGCCCGAGCTGTCGCTGCAGCTCAAGACCTGGTGCTTTCCGGTGGTGGGCTGCATCGGCTACCGCGGCTATTACGACCGGGCGGCGGCCGATGCGCTGGCCGCGCAGCTGAAGGCCGAAGGCTGGGAGGTGGCGGTGTATGGCGTGCCGGCCTATTCCACGCTGGGCTGGAGCGACTGGCTGGGCGGCGACCCGCTGCTCAACACCTTCATCGGCTGGTCGGAAGCTGAACTGGCGCGCATGGTGTTCCATGAACTGGCGCACCAGGTGGCCTATGCCAACGGCGACACCGCTTTCAACGAATCCTTCGCCACCGCAGTGGAACGCATCGGCGGCGACCGCTGGCTGGCGCAGCATGGCGCGCCCGGCAGCCGCGAGGCCTACGACCAGATGACGCAGCGGCGCGCGGACTTCCGTGCGCTGACGCTGGCCGCTCGCACCGACCTGGCGGCGCTGTACGCCAGCAGTGCCAGCGACGAAGACAAGCGCCGCGGCAAGGCCGAGCGCCTGGCCCGGCTGCGTGCCGACTATGAAACCATGAAGCGTGAGCGCTGGGGCGGCTATGCCGGCTACGACGCCTGGTTCGCCCGCGCGGGCAACCCGTCGCTGGCGGTGCAGGGCGCCTACAACGACCTGGTGCCGCAGTTCGTGCGCCTGTTCGAGCGCCTGGGCGGGGACTTTCCCCGCTTCTATGCCGAGGTGCGCCGGCTGGCCGCGCTGCCCATGGCCGAGCGCCGCGCCGCCCTGCAGTCATCCCCCTGA
- a CDS encoding polyhydroxyalkanoic acid system family protein: MARQPDIHIQRPHALGLPQARRLAQQWMQQAGEKYGLQFKTEEGSDGDTVRFERSGIQGTLAVKADQLDLQAELSFLFKAMGATVEAEIARKLDALLAKATG, translated from the coding sequence ATGGCCCGTCAGCCCGACATCCACATCCAACGACCGCATGCCCTGGGCCTGCCGCAGGCGCGCCGCCTGGCCCAGCAGTGGATGCAGCAGGCCGGCGAGAAGTACGGCCTGCAGTTCAAGACCGAAGAAGGCAGCGACGGCGACACCGTGCGCTTCGAGCGCAGCGGCATCCAGGGCACGCTGGCGGTCAAGGCCGACCAGCTCGACCTGCAGGCCGAGCTGAGCTTCCTCTTCAAGGCGATGGGCGCCACGGTGGAAGCCGAGATCGCCCGCAAGCTGGATGCGCTGCTGGCCAAGGCCACAGGCTGA
- a CDS encoding acyl-CoA-binding protein: MSEDLKTRFEQAVAESKQLPEKPDNMTLLKIYGLFKQATSGDVQGDRPGLTDFVNRAKYDAWQSLAGTSAEQAMSDYIELIESLK, encoded by the coding sequence ATGTCCGAAGACCTGAAGACCCGTTTCGAGCAAGCCGTGGCCGAGAGCAAGCAATTGCCCGAGAAGCCCGACAACATGACGCTGCTGAAGATCTACGGCCTGTTCAAGCAGGCCACCAGCGGCGACGTGCAGGGCGACCGCCCCGGCCTCACCGATTTCGTCAACCGCGCCAAGTACGACGCCTGGCAATCGCTGGCCGGCACCTCGGCCGAGCAGGCGATGAGCGACTACATCGAACTCATCGAATCGTTGAAGTAG
- the pncB gene encoding nicotinate phosphoribosyltransferase has translation MQPIIHSLLDNDLYKFTMWQAMLHRHPQTQAEYRFVCRHEPGYPLSELEQEIGEQLDHLCSLRFRPDELKYLRGLRYIKTDFVDFLRIFQFQREFIHVRISGDTLEIIANGPQVHVMAFEIYVLAMVNELYFRRFDADQALACGRQRLTDKLELLDRFDNEAPRTHPFEFFDFGVRRRYSGAWQREVVTTLKREASRYFKGTSNVLLARDLDLIPIGTMAHEYLQTYQALGVRLRDFQKAALESWVQEYRGDLGVALTDVVGMDAFLADFDLYFAKLFDGLRHDSGDPIVWGEKALAHYEKLRINPHTKRLTFSDGLDIPRALALYRHFADRTQLGFGIGTNLTNDVGLKTLHIVMKLTHCNGQPVAKLSDSPGKTICDDHTFLAYLRQVFNVPAPAV, from the coding sequence GTGCAACCGATCATCCACAGCCTGCTCGACAACGACCTCTACAAGTTCACCATGTGGCAGGCGATGCTGCATCGCCACCCGCAGACGCAGGCCGAATACCGCTTTGTGTGCCGGCATGAGCCGGGTTATCCGCTGTCCGAGCTGGAGCAGGAGATCGGCGAGCAGCTGGACCACCTGTGCAGCCTGCGCTTTCGGCCCGACGAGCTGAAGTACCTGCGCGGCCTGCGCTACATCAAGACCGACTTCGTCGACTTCCTGCGCATCTTCCAATTCCAGCGCGAGTTCATCCACGTGCGCATCTCGGGCGACACGCTGGAGATCATCGCCAACGGTCCGCAGGTGCACGTGATGGCCTTCGAGATCTACGTGCTGGCCATGGTCAACGAGCTGTACTTCCGCCGCTTCGACGCCGACCAGGCCCTGGCCTGCGGCCGCCAGCGGCTCACCGACAAGCTGGAGCTGCTGGACCGCTTCGACAACGAGGCGCCGCGCACCCACCCCTTCGAATTCTTCGACTTCGGCGTGCGCCGGCGCTACAGCGGTGCCTGGCAGCGCGAGGTGGTGACCACCCTCAAGCGCGAGGCTTCGCGTTACTTCAAGGGCACCAGCAACGTGCTGCTGGCGCGCGACCTGGACCTGATCCCCATCGGCACCATGGCGCACGAGTACCTGCAGACCTACCAGGCGCTGGGCGTGCGGCTGCGCGACTTCCAGAAGGCGGCGCTGGAAAGCTGGGTGCAGGAGTACCGCGGCGACCTGGGCGTGGCGCTGACCGACGTGGTGGGCATGGACGCCTTCCTGGCCGACTTCGACCTGTACTTCGCCAAGCTGTTCGACGGCCTGCGCCACGATTCGGGCGACCCCATCGTGTGGGGCGAGAAGGCCCTGGCCCACTACGAGAAGCTGCGCATCAACCCGCACACCAAGCGGCTGACCTTTTCCGACGGGCTGGACATTCCGCGCGCGCTGGCGCTGTACCGGCACTTCGCCGACCGCACGCAGCTGGGCTTCGGCATCGGCACCAACCTCACCAACGACGTGGGCCTGAAGACGCTGCACATCGTGATGAAGCTGACCCACTGCAACGGCCAGCCGGTGGCCAAGCTGAGCGACAGCCCCGGCAAGACCATCTGTGACGACCACACCTTCCTGGCCTACCTGCGCCAGGTGTTCAACGTGCCGGCTCCGGCCGTCTGA
- a CDS encoding BCCT family transporter — MPTFIAAGLIGVVVGWGLLFPASLGTTFDQALGFITHTFGSFYLWVVLALVVMCVLLAFSRYGTLKLGGEDDEPEFSLGSWFSMLFAAGMGIGLVFWGVAEPISHYGTPPPGITPNTPDAANAAMRYSFFHWGLHPWAVYSIVALAIAFFQFRRQQPALVSAVTSSLGSPLVQRLAPLFDALAVIATAFGVAASLGIGALQINSGLARVFGVPVSNTAQVIIIAVTTAIFITSAVSGVEKGLKWLSNGNLIVAALLALAVFLLGPTVAIIDTLTNTLGGYLSDLVRMSLRMTPFRQTDWVASWTIFYWAWWVSWAPFVGLFIARVSRGRTIREFVLGTVLAPTIAAMLWFSIFGGTALNLQLLQGAPIAEAVKADVSTALFAMFDALPLGSVMSVVATLLVLVFFITSGDSATLVLGMMSHRGDPNPSARSKILWGLLIAGIAVSLLLSGGLKAVQTATIVFALPFTVVILLMALALWRGVRTDWLEEDRRERALKRRLREMAGPR, encoded by the coding sequence ATGCCAACGTTCATTGCCGCGGGCCTCATCGGTGTCGTCGTCGGCTGGGGCTTGTTGTTCCCCGCCTCGCTCGGCACCACCTTCGATCAAGCCCTGGGCTTCATCACCCACACCTTCGGCTCGTTCTACCTGTGGGTGGTGCTGGCGCTGGTGGTGATGTGCGTGCTGCTCGCCTTCAGTCGCTACGGCACGCTGAAGCTGGGCGGCGAAGACGACGAGCCCGAGTTCTCGCTGGGCTCCTGGTTCTCGATGCTGTTTGCCGCCGGCATGGGCATCGGCCTGGTGTTCTGGGGCGTGGCCGAGCCCATCTCGCACTACGGCACCCCGCCACCGGGCATCACGCCCAACACACCCGATGCCGCCAACGCGGCCATGCGCTACAGCTTCTTCCACTGGGGGCTGCATCCCTGGGCGGTGTACAGCATCGTCGCGCTGGCCATCGCCTTCTTCCAGTTCCGCCGCCAACAGCCGGCGCTGGTGAGCGCGGTGACCTCGTCGCTCGGTTCTCCCTTGGTGCAGCGGCTGGCGCCGCTGTTCGATGCGCTGGCCGTGATCGCCACCGCGTTCGGCGTGGCGGCGTCGCTGGGCATCGGCGCGCTGCAGATCAACAGCGGCCTGGCCCGCGTGTTCGGCGTGCCGGTGAGCAACACCGCCCAGGTGATCATCATCGCCGTCACCACCGCCATCTTCATCACCTCCGCCGTCAGCGGCGTGGAGAAGGGGCTGAAGTGGCTGTCCAACGGCAACCTGATCGTGGCTGCGCTGCTGGCGCTGGCGGTGTTCCTGCTGGGCCCCACCGTGGCCATCATCGACACGCTGACCAACACCCTGGGCGGCTACCTGAGCGACCTCGTGCGCATGAGCCTGCGCATGACGCCTTTCCGCCAGACCGACTGGGTGGCCAGCTGGACCATCTTCTACTGGGCCTGGTGGGTGTCCTGGGCGCCGTTCGTGGGCCTGTTCATCGCCCGCGTCTCGCGCGGCCGCACCATCCGTGAGTTCGTGCTGGGCACGGTGCTGGCACCCACCATCGCGGCCATGCTGTGGTTCTCCATCTTCGGTGGCACCGCGCTCAACCTGCAGCTGCTGCAGGGCGCGCCCATCGCCGAGGCGGTCAAGGCCGACGTGTCCACCGCCCTGTTCGCGATGTTCGATGCGCTGCCGCTGGGCAGCGTGATGTCGGTGGTGGCCACACTGCTGGTGCTGGTGTTCTTCATCACCTCGGGCGATTCGGCCACGCTGGTGCTGGGCATGATGAGCCACCGCGGCGACCCCAACCCCTCGGCGCGCAGCAAGATCCTGTGGGGCCTGCTGATCGCCGGCATTGCGGTGAGCCTGCTGCTGAGCGGCGGGCTGAAGGCGGTGCAGACGGCCACCATCGTGTTCGCGCTGCCCTTCACCGTGGTGATCCTGCTGATGGCGCTGGCGCTGTGGCGCGGCGTGCGCACCGACTGGCTGGAGGAAGACCGGCGCGAGCGGGCGCTCAAGCGCCGGCTGCGCGAGATGGCCGGGCCGCGCTGA
- a CDS encoding DVUA0089 family protein: MTTSLPFALRATVAALLAATGLAAHAGDFTLSGQLAHHNDVVRITFDVAAGGSDVSLFTDSWQNGLNFDPALAVWRQSGNDWTLIGQNDDVDLPSGAQGWYDSGLTLTQAAAGRYMVTLVATFNAPNGTQLSQGFSYDAEAPITIGQWTQPTADINYGDQKGGLWQLHLNGVQSVAAVPEPSTWLLMALGAAALLPAARRSRQA, encoded by the coding sequence ATGACCACCTCCCTCCCCTTCGCCCTGCGCGCCACCGTGGCCGCGCTGCTGGCCGCCACCGGCCTGGCCGCCCACGCGGGCGACTTCACGTTGAGCGGCCAGCTCGCCCACCACAACGACGTGGTGCGCATCACCTTCGACGTGGCCGCCGGCGGCAGCGACGTCAGCCTGTTCACCGACTCCTGGCAGAACGGCCTGAACTTCGACCCCGCGCTGGCCGTGTGGCGCCAGAGCGGCAACGACTGGACGCTGATCGGCCAGAACGACGATGTCGACCTGCCCAGCGGCGCCCAAGGCTGGTACGACAGCGGCCTGACGCTGACGCAGGCCGCTGCCGGCCGCTACATGGTCACGCTGGTGGCCACCTTCAACGCGCCCAACGGCACGCAGCTGTCGCAAGGCTTCAGCTACGACGCCGAGGCGCCCATCACCATCGGCCAGTGGACCCAGCCCACCGCCGACATCAACTACGGCGACCAGAAGGGCGGCCTGTGGCAGCTGCACCTGAACGGCGTGCAGTCGGTGGCCGCGGTGCCCGAGCCCTCCACCTGGCTGCTGATGGCGCTGGGCGCGGCCGCCCTGCTGCCGGCCGCGCGCCGCAGCCGCCAAGCCTGA
- a CDS encoding alkaline phosphatase D family protein: MGRPLVKPPVRKGPNRRQFFRQSGSGTAALAASTLMPLGGAMASAVANVFQHGVASGDPLSDRVILWTRVTPATARGAVTVQYLVARDAALTQVVLRGSTKTHPDRDYTVKVDAAGLQPGTTYYYQFKAEGVDSPIGRTRTLPVGQVDRLRMAVVSCSNHAYGYFNAYRHIAERADLDLVMHLGDYLYEYGINQYGTARTPEPAHEMVTLADYRMRHAQYKRDADLQAMHRQHPMIAIWDDHEITNDAWKDGAQNHTEGAEGVWAERVAQALKAYYEWMPTRVPDASDLRKNWRGFRYGDLAELLMLEERVSARSQQLIESGQFTQTGAFTDASRGLLGETQEAWVASSLRNSKARWKFLGQGVMFAQLKGVGAANAAGGGSFLNADQWDGYQPARNRIYDILKGNATTPGVDNVVVLTGDIHSSWAADLTQDPNNADVASGGYNRVTGEGSRAVEFVGTSVTSPGLNDPQGSTAAFLRSQNPHFKYIDLMRRGYMLIDATPQRVVGEWWYVDTVASISHVQAFGTAFEVQAGTNRLVPSAQTTPRANPPQLAP; the protein is encoded by the coding sequence ATGGGACGCCCGCTCGTCAAACCGCCGGTCCGCAAGGGGCCGAACCGCCGCCAGTTCTTCCGCCAATCCGGCAGCGGCACCGCCGCCCTCGCCGCCTCCACCTTGATGCCCTTGGGCGGCGCCATGGCCTCGGCCGTGGCCAACGTGTTCCAGCATGGCGTGGCCAGCGGCGACCCGCTGTCCGACCGCGTGATCCTGTGGACCCGCGTGACGCCCGCCACCGCCCGCGGCGCAGTGACGGTGCAGTACCTGGTGGCGCGTGACGCGGCGCTGACCCAGGTGGTGCTGCGCGGCAGCACCAAGACCCACCCCGACCGCGACTACACCGTGAAGGTGGACGCCGCCGGCCTGCAGCCCGGCACCACCTACTACTACCAGTTCAAGGCCGAGGGTGTTGACTCCCCCATCGGACGCACACGCACCCTGCCGGTGGGCCAAGTCGACCGCCTGCGCATGGCGGTGGTGAGCTGCTCCAACCACGCCTACGGCTACTTCAACGCCTACCGCCACATCGCCGAACGGGCCGACCTGGACCTGGTGATGCACCTGGGCGACTACCTGTACGAGTACGGCATCAACCAGTACGGCACGGCCCGCACCCCCGAGCCCGCGCACGAGATGGTGACCCTGGCCGACTACCGCATGCGCCATGCGCAGTACAAGCGCGACGCCGACCTGCAGGCCATGCACCGCCAGCACCCGATGATCGCCATCTGGGACGACCACGAGATCACCAACGACGCGTGGAAGGACGGCGCGCAGAACCACACCGAAGGTGCCGAAGGCGTGTGGGCCGAGCGCGTGGCCCAGGCCCTGAAGGCCTACTACGAATGGATGCCGACCCGGGTGCCCGATGCCAGCGACCTGCGCAAGAACTGGCGCGGCTTCCGCTATGGCGACCTGGCGGAGTTGCTGATGCTGGAAGAGCGGGTGTCGGCCCGCTCGCAGCAACTGATCGAAAGTGGCCAGTTCACGCAGACCGGCGCCTTCACCGATGCCAGCCGCGGCCTGCTGGGTGAGACGCAGGAAGCCTGGGTGGCCAGCAGCCTGCGCAACAGCAAGGCCCGCTGGAAGTTCCTGGGTCAGGGCGTGATGTTCGCGCAGCTCAAGGGCGTGGGCGCGGCCAACGCGGCCGGTGGCGGCAGCTTCCTCAATGCCGACCAGTGGGACGGCTACCAGCCCGCCCGCAACCGCATCTACGACATCCTCAAGGGCAACGCCACCACGCCGGGCGTGGACAACGTGGTGGTGCTCACCGGCGACATCCACAGCTCCTGGGCGGCCGACCTGACGCAGGACCCGAACAATGCCGACGTGGCCAGCGGCGGCTACAACCGCGTGACCGGCGAGGGTTCGCGTGCGGTGGAGTTCGTGGGCACCTCGGTCACCTCGCCGGGCCTGAACGACCCGCAGGGCAGCACCGCCGCCTTCCTGCGCAGCCAGAACCCGCACTTCAAGTACATCGACCTGATGCGCCGCGGCTACATGCTGATCGATGCCACGCCGCAGCGCGTGGTGGGCGAATGGTGGTACGTGGACACGGTGGCCAGCATCAGCCACGTGCAGGCCTTCGGCACCGCCTTCGAAGTGCAGGCCGGCACCAACCGCCTGGTGCCTTCGGCGCAGACCACGCCGCGCGCCAACCCGCCGCAACTGGCCCCCTGA